The following proteins are encoded in a genomic region of Chitinivibrio alkaliphilus ACht1:
- a CDS encoding type IV pilin protein: MKNTRGFTLTELMIVIAVTGILAAIATPIYTNVTNKARAREFMGVLSELQIRQRQYFRENREFLSISKGDFSSTAAQKLGLTAETHFFDYEVTTTSDGYTATATLKENLGRAKQGAQGTGNS, translated from the coding sequence ATGAAAAACACACGGGGCTTTACCCTTACCGAACTCATGATCGTCATTGCCGTTACGGGCATTCTTGCGGCTATCGCCACGCCAATCTACACAAATGTCACGAATAAGGCACGAGCCCGAGAGTTCATGGGGGTTCTCTCTGAACTCCAGATACGACAACGGCAATACTTCCGGGAAAACCGAGAGTTTCTTTCCATCTCAAAAGGCGATTTTTCCAGTACTGCCGCACAGAAATTAGGCCTTACCGCCGAAACGCACTTTTTTGACTACGAGGTGACTACCACATCAGATGGGTATACTGCCACGGCAACCCTCAAGGAAAATTTAGGCCGTGCAAAACAAGGCGCACAGGGCACAGGTAACTCATGA
- the hisD gene encoding histidinol dehydrogenase has translation MKDIPIISYTSQEGKDLFARIEAERSARDTVVEERVNRIFEEIAAEKDAALFACCRRFDQRTLTGDTLCVSREEISRQAARVAPKLQETIRVAAERIEAYHARQVVDTSFSMETAEGTLSQRVLPLKRVALYIPGGYTVYPSTVLMNGIPARLAGVEEIVALTPCRNGELAPEIAFVLEYLGITTVYQMGGAHGVAALALGTESVAPVDKIVGPGNAYVAAAKKQAYGRVDIDSIAGPSEIAILADACADPHWMALDLLSQAEHGSGDETALFVTEDRALVTAVHAALLKAMEESPTRSVFENLSDHAIVLVHTASRSESYAVLNNVGPEHLEIVTEDPAADLEHIYTAAAVFLGPYTPVPLGDYFVGTNHVLPTGGAGRYASPLGVPDFQKRISVAEVHAAGLKQCAPHVSRFARAEKFIHHAMTVEARTGYSPEQSE, from the coding sequence ATGAAAGATATACCGATTATTTCCTATACCTCGCAGGAGGGAAAAGATCTTTTTGCCCGTATTGAGGCAGAGCGAAGTGCTCGTGATACTGTTGTAGAAGAGCGGGTAAATCGTATTTTTGAAGAAATTGCTGCTGAAAAAGATGCGGCGCTCTTTGCGTGTTGTCGTCGCTTTGATCAGCGAACACTCACCGGGGATACCCTCTGTGTGTCCCGCGAAGAAATTTCCCGACAGGCGGCACGGGTTGCACCCAAACTGCAGGAAACCATACGTGTCGCAGCAGAGCGCATTGAGGCGTATCATGCCCGACAGGTCGTGGATACATCCTTCTCTATGGAGACTGCCGAAGGAACTCTCTCTCAACGGGTTCTTCCCTTGAAACGGGTTGCTCTCTATATACCCGGCGGCTATACGGTCTATCCTTCCACGGTGCTGATGAACGGTATTCCGGCGCGCTTGGCCGGAGTAGAAGAGATTGTTGCCCTTACGCCGTGTCGAAACGGCGAGTTGGCCCCGGAAATTGCCTTTGTCCTTGAATATTTAGGAATCACCACGGTGTATCAAATGGGTGGTGCTCATGGCGTTGCGGCCCTTGCCCTGGGTACGGAGTCCGTTGCTCCTGTGGATAAGATTGTCGGCCCGGGAAATGCCTATGTGGCCGCCGCTAAAAAACAAGCCTATGGACGGGTCGATATCGACTCCATTGCCGGGCCCAGTGAAATTGCTATTTTGGCAGATGCGTGCGCAGACCCGCACTGGATGGCCTTGGATCTACTTTCGCAGGCAGAGCACGGCAGCGGCGATGAGACTGCTCTTTTTGTAACGGAAGATCGCGCATTGGTAACAGCCGTCCATGCCGCGTTATTGAAGGCCATGGAAGAGTCGCCAACCCGTTCTGTATTTGAAAACCTCTCAGATCACGCCATCGTACTTGTCCATACCGCATCTCGCAGCGAATCATACGCGGTGCTAAACAATGTCGGGCCGGAACATCTGGAGATTGTCACTGAAGATCCTGCCGCCGATCTGGAGCATATCTATACGGCAGCAGCGGTGTTTTTGGGGCCATACACTCCTGTTCCCCTGGGAGATTATTTTGTCGGGACAAACCATGTGCTTCCCACGGGAGGAGCAGGACGCTATGCATCACCCCTGGGAGTGCCGGATTTTCAAAAACGAATCTCCGTTGCAGAAGTACATGCTGCGGGGCTGAAGCAGTGTGCCCCCCATGTTTCACGTTTTGCTCGAGCAGAAAAATTCATACACCACGCCATGACCGTTGAAGCGCGTACGGGGTATTCTCCGGAGCAGTCAGAATGA
- the rimO gene encoding 30S ribosomal protein S12 methylthiotransferase RimO has product MKIALFNLGCSKNIVDGNKMLGFLQEQGCTVVDDAAAAEVLLVNTCTFIESATKEAIDTIFAAAGVAHEEHKTLIVAGCFSQRYREEIAQEFPEVDLWLGVDDWEEGLRNYFSLHRPVSGYTRRLEEPLHSQYLKISEGCSHRCSFCIIPHIRGSFRSFSPDDLLAEAKWLESQGVRECIVVSQDTSFYGRDHHSSLAVFLERLVRETSFPMIRMMYLHPAFVDADLLALVAREERLCSYFDIPLQHISDSILSQMGRRPGEAGIYEVIQKIRDTVPDAVIRSSFILGYPGETEEDFEKLCDFIRWARLDKVGVFPYSPEEGTRAAEAEPKVPVEVAQERCEILMNIQRDISREKQEERVGKTLPVLIDRISDSPDYLFEGRTMGDAPEVDGRVFILSGDGEVGQIVPATIIDCDDYDLFATL; this is encoded by the coding sequence ATGAAAATAGCCCTCTTTAATCTTGGCTGCTCAAAGAATATTGTTGACGGGAATAAAATGCTCGGGTTTTTACAGGAGCAGGGTTGTACCGTGGTGGATGATGCTGCCGCTGCAGAGGTTCTCTTAGTCAACACCTGTACCTTTATTGAAAGCGCTACAAAAGAGGCGATTGATACAATTTTTGCGGCGGCGGGGGTTGCCCACGAGGAGCATAAAACCCTCATTGTGGCAGGCTGTTTTTCTCAGCGCTATCGCGAGGAGATTGCCCAGGAGTTTCCCGAAGTAGATCTGTGGCTTGGGGTGGATGACTGGGAAGAAGGGTTGCGGAACTATTTCTCCCTGCATCGCCCTGTTTCTGGATATACGCGGCGATTGGAAGAACCTCTGCATTCCCAATATCTTAAAATCTCCGAAGGCTGTTCCCATCGCTGCTCCTTTTGTATTATTCCCCATATTCGAGGCTCCTTTCGCAGTTTTTCCCCCGATGATCTCCTTGCAGAGGCCAAGTGGCTGGAATCACAGGGAGTTCGTGAGTGCATTGTTGTCTCTCAGGATACCTCTTTTTATGGACGTGATCACCACAGTTCCCTTGCCGTGTTTTTAGAGCGGCTTGTGCGTGAAACGTCCTTTCCCATGATTCGCATGATGTATCTGCATCCCGCCTTTGTCGATGCCGATCTTCTTGCCCTTGTTGCACGGGAAGAGCGGCTTTGTTCATACTTTGATATTCCCTTGCAACATATTTCCGATTCCATTCTCAGCCAGATGGGGCGCCGTCCCGGTGAGGCGGGAATCTATGAGGTGATTCAAAAAATTCGGGATACTGTGCCCGATGCGGTTATTCGAAGTTCCTTTATCTTGGGATATCCCGGTGAGACCGAGGAGGATTTTGAAAAGCTCTGTGATTTCATTCGCTGGGCACGCCTGGATAAGGTGGGGGTATTTCCCTACTCTCCTGAAGAGGGGACCCGGGCTGCCGAGGCAGAGCCGAAAGTGCCCGTAGAGGTGGCCCAAGAGCGCTGTGAAATACTTATGAATATCCAGCGTGATATTAGTCGAGAAAAACAGGAAGAGCGTGTGGGGAAAACCCTTCCCGTTCTTATTGATCGTATCAGTGATAGCCCCGATTATCTCTTTGAAGGGCGTACCATGGGCGATGCACCGGAGGTAGATGGGCGGGTGTTTATTCTCTCTGGCGACGGAGAGGTCGGCCAGATTGTTCCTGCCACAATCATCGATTGCGACGACTACGATCTCTTTGCCACGCTGTAA
- the infC gene encoding translation initiation factor IF-3 — protein MGKKYSRGNQRSEADDTRINDMIRVPKVRAVDSKGDAIGIIPVEEARALAREAGMDLVEVAPKAKPPVCRIMDYGKYKYEQSKKKKSSNKKQTKVQNKEIKLHVKTEEHDYNFKLKHAREFILKGNRVKMTLVFRGREIMYKDMAREMMERVDRDLSDIATTERKCVLEGRNMQSQYIPDKAKIKEYLKHTDETE, from the coding sequence ATCGGAAAGAAATATTCCCGGGGCAATCAACGCTCTGAAGCAGATGACACGAGAATTAATGACATGATTCGTGTTCCCAAGGTTCGGGCTGTAGACTCAAAGGGTGATGCAATTGGCATTATCCCCGTAGAAGAAGCACGTGCCCTTGCGCGGGAAGCGGGTATGGACCTTGTGGAAGTGGCTCCCAAAGCAAAGCCCCCTGTCTGCCGTATTATGGACTATGGAAAATACAAATATGAGCAGTCCAAAAAGAAAAAATCGTCCAATAAAAAACAGACCAAAGTGCAAAATAAGGAGATAAAACTCCACGTTAAAACAGAAGAGCATGACTATAACTTTAAGCTAAAACATGCTCGTGAGTTCATTTTAAAGGGAAATCGTGTCAAAATGACCTTGGTCTTCCGTGGTCGTGAGATTATGTATAAAGATATGGCCCGGGAAATGATGGAACGAGTAGATCGCGACCTTTCTGATATTGCCACAACAGAACGCAAATGTGTTCTTGAAGGCCGGAACATGCAGTCGCAATACATTCCCGATAAAGCAAAAATAAAAGAGTACTTAAAACATACCGACGAAACCGAATAA
- a CDS encoding S1 RNA-binding domain-containing protein: MSNSMESSKELAQSHGAAAPANAASTPEGVSEAKTAVEVVVQQVDDVMVSVTLPDGTEGRIPRKDIDSEELTSGDSLSALVLSSSEGAALLSASMVRRKKAGMKLLRTLKDESLPVQGRITGMNKGGYNINFLGRKAFCPFSTVDVTFPDVPQELMGKELDFVIARIENRGDNIVLTRIPLLQDEIRETIETIEAACEQKTPLNGKVTRVTNFGAFVDLGGVEGLVHISELTWDREEKTESVVREGENISVMVLEVTRNEELHESRISLSVKRLESNPWEEALQKYSLGDVVEAPVSRIVGFGAFIKLMPGVEALIRTEEMGWTRIRKPSREVSRGQMVRAKIIEINEEEHKIDCSMKEFADNPWKDVAEKYTVGESVTATVSGVQDYGYFVDLDEQITGLLRNKRIGKDISTPLKKGDTLEVRIDEVDTEECRIALSCGDVPAEEPQRRPRKSSHGTTAPSASTKTTPGDTDFAAALRNALKQKK, from the coding sequence AGGTTGACGATGTAATGGTATCCGTAACTCTCCCGGACGGTACGGAGGGGCGTATTCCGCGAAAGGACATTGATTCGGAAGAGCTTACCTCGGGGGACAGCCTTTCGGCCTTAGTCCTTTCTTCTTCAGAGGGAGCAGCCCTTCTTTCTGCGAGTATGGTGCGTCGTAAAAAGGCTGGCATGAAGTTGCTTCGAACGCTCAAAGATGAGTCTCTTCCTGTGCAAGGTCGTATTACAGGGATGAATAAGGGTGGCTACAATATAAATTTTCTTGGGCGAAAGGCCTTTTGCCCCTTTTCCACAGTGGATGTAACCTTTCCCGATGTTCCCCAGGAACTCATGGGAAAGGAGCTTGACTTTGTCATTGCCCGTATTGAAAATCGGGGTGATAATATTGTATTAACGCGCATCCCTCTTCTTCAGGATGAAATTCGTGAAACCATAGAGACCATAGAAGCAGCATGTGAACAGAAGACCCCCTTGAACGGGAAGGTGACCCGTGTTACAAATTTTGGTGCCTTTGTAGATCTTGGGGGAGTAGAAGGTCTCGTGCATATTTCAGAGCTGACGTGGGATCGTGAAGAGAAGACGGAGTCGGTGGTACGAGAGGGTGAAAATATCTCTGTCATGGTGCTGGAAGTTACCCGTAATGAAGAACTTCATGAGTCGCGTATTTCTCTTTCGGTGAAGCGTCTTGAATCAAACCCCTGGGAAGAAGCTCTTCAAAAATACTCCCTTGGTGATGTGGTGGAAGCGCCGGTGTCACGTATTGTCGGGTTTGGGGCCTTTATTAAATTGATGCCCGGTGTGGAAGCGCTTATCCGCACTGAGGAGATGGGGTGGACCCGTATCCGAAAGCCATCTCGAGAAGTGTCCCGGGGACAAATGGTGCGTGCAAAAATTATAGAAATTAATGAAGAGGAGCATAAGATCGATTGCTCCATGAAAGAGTTTGCCGATAATCCCTGGAAAGATGTGGCGGAAAAGTATACCGTAGGAGAGAGTGTTACCGCAACAGTGAGCGGCGTACAGGACTACGGGTATTTCGTCGACCTTGACGAGCAAATTACGGGACTTCTTCGGAATAAACGTATTGGAAAGGATATTTCCACTCCTCTGAAAAAGGGTGATACCCTGGAGGTTCGTATTGATGAGGTTGATACGGAAGAGTGTCGGATTGCCCTTTCCTGCGGAGATGTTCCTGCGGAGGAACCACAGCGTCGTCCGCGCAAGAGTAGCCATGGTACCACGGCACCTTCTGCATCTACGAAGACAACTCCCGGAGATACTGATTTTGCCGCAGCTTTGCGCAATGCTCTCAAACAGAAAAAGTAG
- the rpmI gene encoding 50S ribosomal protein L35 yields MPKAKTRSAVKKRFKVTGSGKVKRNKAFKSHIMTKKSNKRKRNFRKSGLVHSGQERTVKRMMGLA; encoded by the coding sequence ATGCCAAAAGCAAAAACCAGGAGTGCCGTAAAAAAACGTTTTAAGGTTACGGGCTCAGGAAAGGTGAAACGAAATAAGGCTTTCAAGAGTCATATCATGACGAAGAAGAGCAACAAACGGAAACGAAACTTCCGTAAGAGCGGACTGGTGCATTCTGGTCAGGAACGAACAGTAAAACGAATGATGGGTTTAGCGTAA
- a CDS encoding NADPH-dependent FMN reductase, producing the protein MAIQIISGSIRRKSLHQALATVVAEAVAQRGTPIIPCPLAAHPLPLYNQELEEQEGMPEGLHTLRTKIILAEGLIMASPEYNGSVTPLLKNTIDWLSRPFGDSPYGAVFRHKPILCLAASPGPGGGKKSLSHLQEILSIFSPRICPTTISLPQAEWPCTGETLPEEVQKTIEQGVTELLQRCSTTE; encoded by the coding sequence ATGGCCATACAAATTATCTCAGGAAGTATCCGAAGAAAATCACTGCATCAAGCCCTTGCCACAGTGGTTGCAGAAGCGGTTGCACAACGGGGCACCCCCATCATCCCCTGTCCTCTGGCCGCGCATCCACTCCCTCTCTACAATCAGGAGCTGGAAGAACAGGAGGGAATGCCCGAAGGGCTCCACACCCTGCGTACCAAGATCATCCTCGCTGAAGGGCTCATCATGGCCAGCCCCGAATATAACGGTTCCGTGACACCACTGCTGAAAAACACTATCGACTGGCTGTCGCGCCCCTTCGGGGACAGCCCCTACGGAGCAGTGTTTCGACATAAACCCATACTCTGCCTGGCCGCTTCTCCCGGTCCCGGAGGTGGAAAAAAAAGCCTGAGCCACCTACAAGAGATTCTCTCTATTTTCTCCCCCCGCATCTGCCCAACCACAATCTCCCTCCCCCAAGCAGAATGGCCCTGCACCGGAGAAACGCTGCCCGAAGAGGTGCAAAAAACCATAGAACAGGGCGTCACAGAGTTGCTTCAGCGGTGTTCCACAACAGAATAA
- the rplT gene encoding 50S ribosomal protein L20 produces MPRAKNRVASRAKRKKVLSANKGYFGKRKNCIRTAKDAFYKAGEYAYRDRRQNKRNFRRLWITRINAAARLNGLTYSELMCGLKEKGIDLNRKALAHMAVNEPDAFAEIVNSVK; encoded by the coding sequence ATGCCACGGGCAAAGAATAGAGTTGCGTCTCGCGCAAAAAGAAAAAAAGTATTGTCTGCCAATAAAGGCTATTTCGGAAAACGGAAAAATTGTATTCGCACTGCGAAAGATGCGTTTTATAAGGCTGGTGAATATGCCTATCGGGATAGACGTCAAAACAAACGTAATTTCCGTCGTCTTTGGATTACCCGAATTAACGCTGCAGCCCGTTTAAACGGCCTGACCTATTCAGAACTTATGTGCGGACTGAAAGAAAAGGGTATTGACTTAAATAGAAAAGCCCTTGCACATATGGCGGTCAATGAGCCGGATGCCTTTGCTGAAATCGTAAACTCAGTAAAATAA
- the thrS gene encoding threonine--tRNA ligase, giving the protein MNIFLPDGSAVEVSSNATIYDCANAVSRGLAKKAMAGTVNGTPRDLYSRVSEGDTVTILTFDSPEGKEIFWHSSAHILAEAVQQLYPEAKLAIGPAIESGFYYDFDVATPFTPEDLAKIEKECLRIVGEKKEVKRISMTRNELEAYYDRTGEVYKKEMLADIPGEPSVYAQGDWFDMCRGPHLPNTGMVKAIKLLSSSGAYWKGDETRPMLQRIYGISFPKKKLLTEHLELLEEAKKRDHKKLGRQLGLFSFHKEGTGFPFWHDKGMVLYNEIAQFSREEHIKRGYGEIKTPIVLHEELWHRSGHWDKYRDDMYFVDMDEKPHAIKPMNCPGGLLVFKDSQYSFRDLPVRNFELGLVHRHEKSSVLNGLFRVRQFTQDDAHIFCRPDQIEQEINDVIDFIFSVYKTFGFEEFFIELSTRPEQYIGEIEIWDKAEEALRSVLETNRIDYQLNPGDGAFYGPKIDFHIRDSLRRSWQCGTIQLDFSMPERFCLEYTDSDGSKQQPVMIHRAIFGSMERFIGILIENYAGFLPLWLSPEQVRVISVSDKFAEYGKGVTATLKKAGIRASFDRRNEKIGYKIRDAEVHKVPYMVIVGEKEETDNTLSVRLHKKGDLGTVTIKQFIDTLLNDISSKAGY; this is encoded by the coding sequence ATGAATATTTTTCTTCCTGATGGAAGCGCCGTGGAGGTAAGCTCCAACGCAACCATATATGATTGTGCCAATGCCGTAAGTCGTGGTCTTGCCAAAAAAGCCATGGCAGGTACGGTAAATGGAACCCCGCGCGACCTCTATTCCCGTGTTTCGGAGGGTGACACCGTCACCATTCTCACCTTTGACTCTCCCGAGGGCAAAGAGATTTTTTGGCACTCCTCTGCACATATTCTTGCCGAAGCAGTGCAGCAGCTCTATCCCGAGGCAAAACTTGCTATCGGCCCGGCCATTGAGAGTGGGTTCTACTACGATTTTGACGTGGCAACGCCCTTTACCCCGGAAGACCTTGCCAAAATTGAGAAGGAATGTCTCCGTATTGTCGGTGAGAAAAAAGAGGTAAAACGGATCTCCATGACACGAAACGAGCTTGAGGCCTACTACGACCGTACGGGAGAAGTGTATAAAAAAGAGATGCTTGCGGATATTCCGGGAGAACCCTCGGTATATGCCCAGGGCGACTGGTTTGATATGTGTCGCGGCCCCCATCTGCCCAATACAGGCATGGTAAAGGCCATAAAGCTCCTTTCCTCATCCGGCGCCTACTGGAAAGGTGATGAGACCCGTCCCATGTTGCAGCGGATCTACGGAATCTCCTTCCCAAAGAAAAAGCTCCTCACGGAGCATCTTGAGCTTTTGGAAGAGGCAAAAAAACGGGACCATAAGAAACTCGGCCGACAGCTCGGTCTTTTCTCCTTCCACAAAGAAGGTACGGGCTTCCCCTTCTGGCATGACAAAGGAATGGTCTTATATAATGAAATAGCTCAATTCAGCCGCGAAGAACACATTAAACGAGGCTACGGCGAAATTAAAACCCCCATTGTCCTGCATGAAGAGCTGTGGCATCGTTCCGGGCATTGGGATAAATATCGCGATGATATGTACTTTGTGGACATGGATGAAAAACCCCATGCCATAAAACCCATGAACTGCCCCGGAGGGCTCCTTGTGTTTAAGGACAGCCAATACTCCTTTCGCGACTTGCCCGTGCGCAATTTCGAACTGGGCCTGGTGCATCGCCATGAAAAATCATCCGTACTCAACGGCCTCTTCCGTGTCCGTCAGTTTACGCAGGATGATGCGCACATTTTCTGCCGTCCCGATCAGATAGAACAGGAAATCAACGATGTGATCGACTTCATCTTTTCTGTCTATAAGACCTTCGGCTTTGAAGAGTTTTTTATCGAGCTTTCCACACGGCCGGAACAATACATTGGTGAAATAGAAATCTGGGATAAGGCAGAAGAAGCTCTTCGCTCAGTTCTTGAGACAAACCGTATCGACTACCAGCTCAACCCCGGTGACGGTGCCTTTTATGGACCGAAAATTGATTTTCATATCCGCGACTCTCTCCGAAGAAGCTGGCAGTGTGGCACAATTCAACTTGATTTCAGTATGCCCGAGCGCTTCTGTCTTGAATACACCGATTCCGACGGATCAAAGCAGCAGCCTGTTATGATTCACCGAGCCATTTTTGGCTCCATGGAACGGTTCATCGGCATTCTCATTGAGAACTACGCTGGCTTTCTTCCCCTCTGGCTTTCACCAGAGCAGGTGCGGGTTATTTCCGTATCTGATAAATTTGCCGAGTATGGAAAAGGCGTAACCGCCACCTTGAAAAAGGCAGGTATTCGAGCCTCCTTTGATCGGCGCAATGAGAAAATCGGGTATAAAATTCGCGATGCGGAAGTGCATAAAGTACCCTACATGGTTATTGTGGGCGAAAAGGAAGAAACAGACAACACCCTTTCTGTGCGACTGCATAAAAAAGGTGATTTAGGAACAGTTACTATCAAACAATTTATAGATACACTTTTAAATGACATATCGAGCAAAGCTGGATATTAA